A segment of the Aureimonas sp. SA4125 genome:
CGCATCCTAAGATCAGCGTCGAGACCGCCGGTCTCAGCCCGCAGGCGACCGAACTTGCCAACCGGCTGGCGGAATCGATCGGCACGCTGTCGCAAGAGGACATTTCGAGCCTGCTCACGCTTTTGGAAGAAGCTTCGGCGCGGGCGGCCCTGCTTCAAAGGTCGAAACGTCGCCGGTAAGGACGGTTCCAGCGGATGCTCGCCGATGCATCGGGTGCGGCCCTACCTGATGAGAGCTGCACTGCTTCCCACAGAGATGCACCAACGCTCTCGCGGTGTGTATCCCGTCGGGATATCCATCTAGACAACGTTGGCTAGACTTCAGTCCTCGATCGGATCGCCGTTCTCGTCGAACAGGTCGTCACCGATATCGTCGCCGATCAGGCTGGGATCGGGCGTGCCGTTGTAGCTGTTGTCGGTCCGGCGCACGAAATGCGACGCCAAGCCACCGGCATGCCCCGGCTGCCCAGTCTCTGCCGTCTCTGACGCGACCGAGACGTCGTCTTTCGCCGGCTTTGGGCCAGCCGGCAAGACACCCGGAAGAGTTTTGGTGGATCGATCTATGTCAGTCATGGCGTCGTGCTCCCTGTCAGTCAAGGAAAACGGATGGCGGCCTTACCCGTTCCGCCGCGCTCGGGCCGTCAGCCCGCAGCCGCCAGCGTCGCTTCGGCGGGCAGGATGGACAGCCACAGCGCCTCGCTCCCCAGCGTCTCGACGAAGGCGCGGTGACGCGCCGCCTCGTCCGCCGTCACGCGCGGGGGGAGCGGGACCTGGCGGGGCTGGATGCGGATCACCGCGCCGTCGGCGTCGCGCTGTTCTTCCTGGTGCGAGGAAACCAGGCCGAGCGCCGCCTGCCTGCCGCCGATGAGTTCGATATAGACGCCGGCGAGAAGCAGCGAATCGACGAGGGCGCCATGCTTGTCGCGCTTCGTCGTGTCGATCGAGAAGCGCGAGCAGAGAGCGTCGAGGGTCGCCGGTGCCATCGGAAATTTCCGCCGCGCCATCTGCAGCGTGTCGACGATGCGGCCGGGATCCAGCGGCGGCCGGCCGACGCGGGCCAGTTCGGCATTGAGAAAACGCATGTCGAAGGAGGCGTTGTGGGCGATCAGCGTCGCGTCGCCGAAGAAGTCGAGCATCGCTTCGACCACGGCGGCAAAGCCGGGCTTGTCCTTCAGGAAATCGTTGGAGATGCCATGCACGTCGAAGGCGCCGGGATCGACCCGGCGGCTGCCGGGCGAAACGAAGCAATGCCACTCCCGGCCCGTCGGGATATGGTTCCAGAGCTCGACCGCGCCGATCTCGATCACCCGGTCTTCGGCAAAATCGAGCCCGGTGGTTTCCGTATCGAAGACGATCTCGCGCATGGTTTC
Coding sequences within it:
- the dnaQ gene encoding DNA polymerase III subunit epsilon codes for the protein MREIVFDTETTGLDFAEDRVIEIGAVELWNHIPTGREWHCFVSPGSRRVDPGAFDVHGISNDFLKDKPGFAAVVEAMLDFFGDATLIAHNASFDMRFLNAELARVGRPPLDPGRIVDTLQMARRKFPMAPATLDALCSRFSIDTTKRDKHGALVDSLLLAGVYIELIGGRQAALGLVSSHQEEQRDADGAVIRIQPRQVPLPPRVTADEAARHRAFVETLGSEALWLSILPAEATLAAAG